In Bacillus sp. Cs-700, one genomic interval encodes:
- a CDS encoding 50S ribosomal protein L25/general stress protein Ctc — protein sequence MAATLKALDRNTTKRSELRTLRETEEGLPAVLYGKDRKSAPVQVDALEFIKVYRQVGKNGVIELNFEGQGTYPVMVYDMQVDPIKNHVLHVDFYSVDLNKEVEAEVPVHLTGEAVGSKEGGVVQQMLHEILVKAKPNDFPDSIDIDISELNVGDAVQARDLPKGDKYEILLDAEEPIASIVPPTEEPAEDEEEADEVAEEPPADQEDTGDETTKTE from the coding sequence ATGGCAGCAACATTGAAAGCATTAGATCGTAATACAACAAAAAGAAGCGAACTTAGAACATTACGCGAAACTGAAGAAGGTCTTCCGGCTGTTCTTTACGGCAAAGATCGCAAAAGCGCTCCGGTACAGGTAGACGCTCTTGAGTTCATTAAGGTATATCGTCAGGTCGGAAAAAATGGCGTTATTGAGTTAAACTTCGAAGGACAGGGTACTTATCCTGTTATGGTATATGACATGCAAGTTGATCCAATTAAAAACCACGTTCTTCACGTTGACTTTTATTCTGTTGACCTTAACAAGGAAGTAGAAGCAGAAGTTCCGGTTCACTTAACTGGTGAAGCTGTAGGAAGTAAAGAAGGTGGCGTCGTTCAGCAAATGCTTCATGAAATTCTTGTGAAAGCTAAGCCGAATGATTTCCCTGATAGCATCGATATCGATATTTCAGAACTTAACGTTGGTGACGCTGTACAAGCTAGAGATCTTCCGAAAGGCGATAAGTATGAAATTCTTCTAGATGCTGAAGAGCCGATTGCTTCAATCGTACCTCCAACAGAAGAGCCAGCTGAAGACGAAGAAGAAGCTGATGAAGTAGCGGAAGAGCCACCAGCAGATCAAGAAGACACTGGTGACGAAACAACGAAAACAGAATAA
- the pth gene encoding aminoacyl-tRNA hydrolase, protein MKLIVGLGNPGKKFNNTRHNVGFMAIDQLAKEMGIALDQKKFQGVYGKGMVNGEAVYLLKPQTFMNLSGESVRPLMEYFNIEVADLLVIYDDLDLPTGKVRIRQKGSAGGHNGMKSIITHLHTQEFKRVRIGIDRSARQTVIDYVLKPFSKEEVEPIQLAIEQTAKACEAWTKTSFPEVMNQYNS, encoded by the coding sequence TTGAAATTAATTGTAGGCCTCGGTAACCCGGGAAAAAAATTTAATAATACAAGACATAATGTAGGATTTATGGCGATTGACCAACTTGCAAAAGAGATGGGAATCGCGTTAGATCAAAAGAAGTTTCAAGGTGTATACGGTAAAGGTATGGTAAATGGAGAAGCCGTTTATCTATTAAAACCACAAACCTTTATGAATTTGTCAGGAGAATCCGTGCGTCCATTGATGGAATACTTTAATATTGAGGTAGCGGACTTGCTTGTCATATATGATGATTTGGATCTTCCTACTGGTAAAGTGCGAATTCGTCAGAAGGGCAGCGCGGGTGGACATAATGGAATGAAGTCCATTATCACACACCTTCATACACAGGAATTTAAGAGGGTGCGAATCGGAATTGATCGATCAGCACGCCAGACTGTCATTGACTATGTTTTAAAACCTTTTTCAAAAGAAGAAGTAGAGCCGATTCAACTTGCTATCGAGCAAACGGCAAAAGCGTGTGAAGCATGGACAAAAACCTCTTTTCCAGAAGTGATGAATCAGTATAACTCGTGA
- a CDS encoding anti-sigma-F factor Fin family protein, with product MDIHYVCRHCGTEIGRLSQQNHTADELGFQQLTEKERQTMVHYHHDGTIEVKAICEDCHEAMERSPSFHELDTFIQ from the coding sequence ATGGATATTCATTACGTATGCCGTCACTGTGGAACGGAGATTGGAAGACTGTCACAACAAAACCACACAGCTGACGAACTAGGGTTTCAACAGCTCACTGAGAAGGAGCGCCAGACAATGGTTCACTATCACCATGATGGAACAATTGAAGTGAAAGCCATTTGCGAAGATTGCCATGAAGCCATGGAGCGATCACCATCTTTTCATGAGCTTGATACAT